One genomic segment of Novisyntrophococcus fermenticellae includes these proteins:
- a CDS encoding Csac_0668 family 2Fe-2S cluster-binding (seleno)protein, translated as MNLNNDCCCGCNTKVTDMAKANKCPVCNSEGISVGKVTVEHLVAESHRKDIAGDCYKICMNEDCEVVYYNLDNGTTFLKDQVSVPIWFKKDANPKYACYCSKVTEEQIIEAVVKHGAKTVKEVNAITGAMKNSNCKENNPLGVCCHKIIQEAIDKGLAME; from the coding sequence ATGAATTTAAATAATGACTGCTGTTGTGGATGCAACACAAAAGTGACAGATATGGCCAAGGCAAATAAGTGCCCCGTCTGCAATAGTGAGGGAATATCTGTAGGCAAGGTAACCGTTGAACATCTGGTGGCAGAAAGCCATCGCAAAGATATAGCAGGAGATTGCTACAAGATCTGCATGAATGAAGATTGCGAAGTGGTTTACTATAACTTGGACAATGGAACGACATTCTTAAAAGACCAGGTCAGTGTTCCCATTTGGTTCAAAAAAGATGCAAATCCTAAGTATGCATGCTATTGCAGTAAAGTAACTGAAGAACAGATAATAGAAGCAGTTGTAAAGCATGGAGCAAAAACGGTTAAGGAAGTGAACGCCATTACCGGAGCGATGAAAAACTCCAATTGCAAAGAGAATAATCCGCTTGGCGTTTGCTGCCATAAAATTATTCAGGAAGCTATTGATAAAGGACTGGCCATGGAATAA
- the rlmD gene encoding 23S rRNA (uracil(1939)-C(5))-methyltransferase RlmD → MKKGEVYEGYIEKVDFPNKGRIRIDGETVIVKNGIPGQKVRFVINKKRKNKAEGRLLEVLEKSELEKREPVCSIFPACGGCMYQTILYEDQLKMKEAQVKELLDDALAAAGQVDEQGNPDYIFEGIQGSPQEFEYRNKMEFSFGDEYKGGPLSLGLHKKGSTYDVLTAKDCKIVHPDMTEILKTVLQYFTELKAPYYHKISHEGYLRHLLLRRAETTGEILVNLVTTSQQKYELESLLQQILALPLEGKIVGILHIVNDSFADVVKSDETRVLYGQDYFYETILGLRFKISPFSFFQTNSLGAEVLYSAARAYIGDTKDMTVFDLYSGTGTIAQILASVAKEVIGVEIVEEAVEAARENAWMNGLDNCRFMAGDVLKVLDKITDKPDFIVLDPPRDGIHPKALPKIIEYGVEQMVYISCKPTSLARDLGVLMENGYRVEKACCVDMFCSTVHVETVVLITRVDK, encoded by the coding sequence ATGAAAAAGGGTGAAGTTTACGAAGGATATATTGAGAAGGTTGATTTTCCAAACAAGGGGCGGATCAGAATCGATGGAGAAACCGTAATTGTAAAAAATGGAATTCCCGGCCAGAAGGTCCGGTTTGTGATAAATAAAAAGAGAAAGAATAAAGCGGAAGGACGTTTACTGGAAGTTCTGGAAAAATCGGAGTTAGAGAAGAGAGAGCCTGTCTGCAGCATATTCCCGGCATGTGGTGGATGTATGTATCAGACAATACTCTATGAAGATCAGCTCAAGATGAAGGAAGCACAGGTGAAAGAGCTTTTGGATGATGCACTTGCAGCAGCGGGGCAGGTGGACGAACAGGGAAACCCTGACTATATCTTCGAAGGGATACAGGGAAGTCCCCAAGAATTTGAATATCGAAATAAAATGGAATTTTCTTTTGGGGACGAGTATAAAGGAGGACCATTGTCTTTGGGACTCCATAAAAAAGGAAGTACCTATGATGTTTTAACAGCAAAAGACTGTAAGATCGTCCATCCGGATATGACTGAAATTCTGAAAACGGTATTGCAGTATTTTACGGAACTGAAAGCGCCTTATTATCATAAAATTTCCCACGAAGGATATTTGCGGCATCTGCTTTTAAGGAGAGCCGAAACAACAGGTGAAATACTGGTAAATCTGGTTACGACAAGCCAACAGAAATATGAACTGGAGTCCCTTCTTCAACAGATATTGGCACTGCCATTAGAAGGAAAAATTGTAGGAATTCTGCACATTGTCAATGATTCCTTTGCCGATGTGGTCAAGAGTGATGAGACCAGAGTATTATATGGCCAGGATTACTTTTATGAGACAATCCTCGGATTACGCTTTAAAATTTCTCCATTCTCATTTTTTCAGACAAATTCGCTGGGGGCAGAAGTGTTATACTCGGCAGCAAGAGCCTATATCGGTGATACGAAAGATATGACTGTATTTGATCTATACAGTGGAACCGGGACAATTGCACAGATCCTGGCATCGGTGGCAAAGGAAGTAATCGGTGTAGAAATCGTAGAGGAAGCAGTAGAAGCAGCCCGTGAAAACGCATGGATGAATGGATTGGATAACTGCAGGTTTATGGCTGGAGACGTATTGAAAGTATTGGATAAAATTACGGATAAACCGGATTTTATTGTATTGGATCCACCAAGGGATGGAATACACCCGAAAGCATTGCCAAAGATCATCGAGTATGGTGTCGAACAGATGGTTTATATTTCGTGCAAACCAACAAGCCTGGCCAGAGACCTGGGAGTACTGATGGAGAATGGGTACAGGGTGGAGAAGGCATGTTGTGTTGATATGTTTTGTTCGACGGTGCACGTTGAGACAGTTGTATTGATAACAAGGGTTGATAAGTAA
- a CDS encoding recombinase family protein: protein MKGINQKIEGRHLSKTAYLYIRQSTLRQVQENTESTIRQYALREKLTSLGWDQSLIEVVDCDLGHSAKTAENRDGFQKLVADVANGMAGAVACIEASRLSRSSSDWSRLIEYCAMTDTLLIDADGVYDPNDFNDRLLLGLKGTMSEAELHFLQERMRGGLLNKAKRGELRKPLPIGYLYDECGRIIKDDDIQIREAIELFFRTFCIVGTAHGMVDYYKKKGYKFPHRIHKGFRKGEVVWMNLANSRVLDTLHNPTYAGVYHYGENQTVWTKDGKKSRPAKREDWHVFLKDHHDAYISYEDYERNERILQENTQAWAVKDKKTPPREGSALLQGIVLCGKCGSRMSIRYKQKQKGFIVRQAPVYMCQRRSVESGEKVCQSIAGENIDELISEIVKAKLTPEAIEKSVEVQKEVNRRKGEQSRFFQLQVEKARYEADIARRRYMNVDPDNRLVSLELESAWNLRLAQLLDTEKQYEDELKKNQTPPDRELEAKVSGLAENFHKIWDNPELPAEDKKRIIRYLIEDVTIKKGTDTTIIQIRYRGGTTDTVEVSNALPSYKLWTTTDEVIDFLRKEGSEYTSKELAEQLNAKGLRSGKGCLFDSRIVQRIMKDYGIQNKREKYLSLGYIPTKEKAEQLGISTGSLVKRVRKGMYCGEVIWANDKDLIFKSEG from the coding sequence ATGAAAGGGATTAATCAGAAAATCGAGGGACGGCATCTGTCCAAAACTGCATATCTGTACATCAGACAATCAACGCTGCGGCAGGTACAGGAGAATACGGAAAGCACGATCCGCCAGTATGCACTCCGTGAAAAGCTTACATCACTTGGATGGGACCAGTCACTGATCGAGGTTGTTGACTGTGATCTTGGCCATTCAGCAAAAACAGCAGAAAACCGCGATGGTTTCCAGAAACTTGTCGCAGACGTGGCAAATGGGATGGCCGGTGCCGTAGCCTGCATTGAAGCGTCCAGGCTGTCCCGCAGTTCCAGCGACTGGAGCCGGCTGATAGAGTATTGTGCGATGACAGATACTCTTCTGATCGATGCGGATGGTGTATATGACCCGAATGACTTCAATGACCGTCTGCTGCTCGGGCTGAAGGGCACGATGAGCGAAGCAGAGCTTCACTTTCTGCAGGAGCGGATGAGAGGTGGGCTGCTTAACAAAGCAAAACGCGGCGAACTGAGGAAACCCCTGCCAATTGGATATCTGTATGATGAATGTGGGCGCATCATCAAAGATGATGACATACAGATACGCGAGGCTATAGAGCTGTTCTTCCGAACGTTTTGTATTGTCGGGACCGCACATGGAATGGTAGACTACTATAAGAAAAAAGGTTATAAATTCCCACATCGGATACACAAGGGTTTCCGAAAGGGAGAGGTCGTCTGGATGAACCTTGCAAACAGCAGGGTGTTGGATACGCTCCATAACCCCACCTATGCGGGCGTGTACCACTACGGGGAGAACCAGACGGTATGGACCAAAGACGGAAAGAAGAGCCGTCCTGCAAAAAGGGAGGACTGGCATGTATTCCTGAAGGACCACCATGACGCTTACATAAGTTATGAGGATTATGAAAGGAATGAGAGGATACTTCAAGAAAACACACAGGCCTGGGCGGTTAAAGATAAGAAAACACCGCCACGTGAAGGGTCCGCCCTCTTACAGGGTATCGTGCTCTGTGGAAAATGCGGAAGCCGTATGAGCATACGTTACAAACAGAAGCAAAAAGGCTTTATAGTAAGGCAGGCTCCCGTTTATATGTGTCAGCGGCGCAGTGTGGAGTCAGGGGAAAAAGTATGCCAGAGCATTGCAGGGGAAAATATCGATGAATTGATATCGGAGATTGTAAAAGCGAAGCTGACACCAGAAGCCATAGAAAAATCGGTTGAAGTACAGAAGGAAGTGAACCGCCGCAAAGGCGAGCAGAGCAGATTTTTCCAGCTGCAGGTAGAAAAAGCACGGTATGAGGCAGACATCGCCAGGCGCCGTTACATGAACGTTGATCCTGACAACAGGCTCGTCTCCCTTGAACTTGAGTCAGCATGGAATCTGAGACTGGCACAATTACTGGATACAGAAAAGCAGTATGAGGATGAATTAAAAAAGAACCAGACGCCGCCAGATAGGGAATTGGAAGCAAAAGTCTCTGGGCTGGCTGAAAACTTCCATAAAATATGGGATAATCCTGAGCTGCCGGCAGAGGATAAGAAACGGATTATACGTTATCTGATTGAGGATGTAACAATTAAAAAAGGTACTGATACAACCATCATACAAATACGCTACCGAGGAGGAACCACCGATACCGTGGAAGTATCGAACGCCCTTCCGTCATATAAACTGTGGACCACAACAGATGAAGTGATTGACTTTCTCCGCAAGGAAGGCAGCGAGTATACCTCTAAGGAATTGGCGGAACAGCTAAACGCCAAAGGTTTAAGGAGCGGTAAAGGCTGCCTGTTTGATTCAAGGATTGTACAGAGGATCATGAAAGACTATGGGATCCAGAATAAAAGGGAAAAGTACCTGTCGCTGGGATATATACCTACAAAAGAAAAAGCAGAACAGCTAGGAATCTCGACGGGATCATTAGTAAAACGCGTTAGAAAAGGGATGTATTGTGGGGAGGTGATTTGGGCTAATGATAAAGACCTGATATTTAAATCGGAAGGATGA
- a CDS encoding helix-turn-helix domain-containing protein: protein MGKNDVLKENGTYNPNHAGVTALHFSSGIFFDSHDLIQVKYEMLRSVGSGECTVTQASRQYGLSRESFYNTRSAYEAGGLQALVPKKTGPKGAHKLTDKGRDFIDRYQVEHPGASTREINNRMKESTGIRVHNRTVERYLSKKHMGSR from the coding sequence ATGGGTAAAAACGATGTATTAAAAGAGAATGGAACCTATAATCCAAACCACGCGGGCGTCACTGCCCTGCATTTCAGCAGTGGGATTTTTTTCGATTCCCATGATCTGATCCAGGTCAAATATGAGATGCTACGGAGTGTTGGATCCGGCGAATGCACGGTCACCCAGGCATCCCGGCAGTACGGACTATCCAGGGAGTCCTTTTATAATACGCGGTCTGCCTATGAGGCGGGTGGGCTGCAGGCCCTTGTCCCAAAGAAAACCGGCCCTAAAGGCGCGCACAAACTTACTGATAAGGGAAGGGATTTCATTGACCGTTATCAGGTGGAGCATCCTGGCGCATCCACACGGGAGATTAATAACCGGATGAAGGAGAGTACGGGAATCCGTGTGCATAACCGCACCGTGGAGAGATATCTGTCAAAAAAACACATGGGCAGCCGCTGA
- a CDS encoding DUF5372 family protein — protein sequence MEECHSFFRPALWKRFSNAALSDNRGTFIITHPFSPLKGKEFKLVERRSCWGEDRLLSFDENGDTCLILTSWTDYLPPDPFVSISNGRADFRYEDLACLKETLLMTEEKLSIQLCQSVNTIMSKT from the coding sequence ATTGAAGAGTGCCATTCATTCTTTCGACCCGCCCTTTGGAAAAGGTTTTCAAATGCAGCTTTATCAGACAATCGAGGAACTTTTATAATCACGCATCCCTTTTCACCGCTGAAGGGGAAAGAATTCAAACTTGTTGAACGCAGGTCTTGCTGGGGCGAAGACAGACTGCTTTCTTTTGATGAAAACGGCGATACCTGCCTTATTCTCACGTCATGGACGGACTATCTTCCACCAGACCCCTTTGTATCCATCTCAAACGGACGGGCTGACTTCAGGTATGAAGATCTTGCGTGCCTGAAGGAAACCCTCCTTATGACAGAAGAAAAACTGTCAATCCAATTATGTCAAAGTGTAAATACAATTATGTCTAAAACATAA
- a CDS encoding YdcF family protein, whose protein sequence is MFQRFLIQFTDFIFVEHKMEPSDIIFLPGNSFPQMAEAAAGLWTSGLAPLILPSGHHGVLEENFQDVRDRTGRYSGCFPTEWDFMKHILHLHGIPDSAVLMENTATFTYENALRSRELTDKMKIQIHKAIICCNSYHARRCLLYYQLLYPETELRVYPVDTGINKSNWYQTNKGIDIVLGEIERCGGQFHDILKNL, encoded by the coding sequence ATGTTTCAGCGGTTTTTAATACAATTTACAGACTTTATCTTTGTCGAGCATAAGATGGAACCCTCGGATATTATCTTTTTACCGGGGAATTCATTTCCCCAGATGGCGGAAGCAGCGGCCGGGCTTTGGACTTCCGGATTGGCCCCGCTTATTCTTCCCTCCGGTCATCATGGCGTGTTAGAAGAAAACTTTCAGGATGTCAGGGACCGAACCGGAAGGTACAGCGGCTGTTTTCCCACTGAATGGGATTTTATGAAACATATTCTACATCTGCACGGCATTCCTGATTCTGCAGTTCTTATGGAAAATACAGCCACTTTCACCTATGAAAACGCACTGCGTTCCCGCGAGCTGACGGACAAGATGAAGATTCAGATTCATAAGGCAATTATCTGCTGTAACAGCTATCATGCCAGACGATGTCTTCTATACTATCAGTTACTTTATCCGGAGACGGAATTACGCGTGTATCCTGTGGATACAGGAATCAATAAATCAAACTGGTACCAGACTAATAAGGGAATCGATATTGTCCTGGGCGAAATAGAGCGATGCGGCGGTCAATTTCATGATATTTTAAAAAATTTATAG
- a CDS encoding DUF3006 domain-containing protein — MKLIVDRIEGTTAICESEDQKMIEIPVSAFKFPPVDGDVIQYENNNARKLETETQRKKEDADELFRKLLK, encoded by the coding sequence ATGAAGCTAATTGTGGATAGAATAGAGGGTACAACAGCAATCTGTGAATCGGAAGATCAGAAGATGATAGAGATTCCGGTATCTGCATTTAAATTTCCACCTGTAGATGGAGATGTAATTCAATATGAAAATAATAACGCAAGGAAGCTGGAAACAGAAACCCAAAGAAAGAAAGAGGATGCAGATGAACTCTTTCGTAAATTGTTGAAATAA
- the pepT gene encoding peptidase T, whose product MRAYERLLKYVVIPTASDEESESVPTTKEQFRLAELLVEELKQLGLSDARVDAMCYVYASLPATEGYEQAPAVGWIAHMDTVSDFTEHPVNPQIHENYDGGNLSLGSSGRMLEVKTFPHLSGLKGRTLITSDGTTILSSDDKSGIAEIMTMLEQIRNEKLPHGKLCIGFTPDEEVGAGADHFQVENFGACYAYTVDGGAEGEIEFENFNAASAKIDICGVNVHPGDAKDIMVNAAAIACEIQALLPEEETPEHTEGYEGFFHLVKMKGEVAAAHLSYIIRDHSMDKFSEKKQLLTRITEQMNEKYGEGTVTLTLKDQYYNMEEKIRPCFHLIENAKEAAKKIGLQPKVQAIRGGTDGARLSFMGLPCPNLGTGGYAFHGPYEHVTAEGMDYVVEMLLEIVKIYAHTQM is encoded by the coding sequence TTGAGAGCTTATGAGAGATTACTGAAATATGTCGTGATCCCTACGGCGAGCGACGAAGAGAGTGAAAGTGTTCCTACCACAAAAGAGCAGTTCCGTCTGGCGGAACTGCTTGTGGAAGAGCTGAAACAATTAGGTCTTTCTGATGCCAGAGTGGATGCTATGTGCTATGTCTATGCGTCACTTCCGGCAACGGAAGGTTATGAGCAGGCACCTGCTGTCGGATGGATTGCACATATGGATACGGTATCCGATTTTACAGAACATCCGGTTAATCCTCAGATTCATGAGAACTATGACGGAGGAAATCTATCCCTGGGTTCTTCAGGCAGAATGCTGGAGGTGAAGACATTTCCCCATCTGTCAGGATTAAAAGGCAGAACACTGATTACTTCTGATGGAACCACAATCCTGAGCAGTGATGATAAATCAGGTATTGCCGAGATTATGACTATGCTGGAGCAAATCAGGAATGAGAAACTTCCACATGGAAAGCTCTGTATCGGATTTACGCCTGATGAGGAGGTAGGAGCCGGGGCAGATCATTTTCAGGTAGAGAATTTTGGCGCCTGCTATGCTTATACCGTGGATGGCGGAGCAGAAGGTGAGATTGAATTTGAAAACTTTAATGCCGCATCTGCAAAAATAGACATTTGCGGTGTGAATGTCCACCCGGGCGATGCCAAAGATATTATGGTGAATGCAGCAGCCATAGCGTGCGAAATACAAGCATTGCTGCCGGAGGAGGAAACGCCGGAGCATACAGAAGGATATGAGGGATTTTTCCATCTGGTCAAAATGAAGGGTGAAGTTGCCGCAGCGCACCTCAGTTATATCATCCGGGATCATAGCATGGATAAATTCAGTGAGAAAAAGCAGCTGTTGACCCGTATTACAGAGCAGATGAATGAAAAATACGGGGAAGGGACAGTTACCCTGACCTTAAAAGACCAGTACTATAATATGGAAGAGAAAATCAGACCCTGCTTTCATTTGATAGAGAATGCAAAGGAAGCGGCTAAAAAGATCGGGCTCCAGCCCAAGGTACAGGCGATTCGCGGCGGAACCGATGGTGCCAGACTGAGTTTTATGGGTCTGCCCTGTCCGAACCTGGGAACGGGCGGTTATGCATTCCATGGACCCTATGAACATGTGACCGCTGAAGGAATGGACTATGTTGTAGAGATGCTGCTGGAAATTGTGAAGATATATGCGCATACGCAGATGTAA
- a CDS encoding heavy-metal-associated domain-containing protein, whose product MKTVLKAEDMHCEKCVERITKAMKAADLDFDVSLANKTVTIDGCEHCVAQAKEIMDDLGFEVKEI is encoded by the coding sequence ATGAAGACAGTATTAAAGGCAGAGGATATGCATTGCGAAAAGTGCGTAGAAAGAATTACAAAGGCCATGAAGGCAGCAGACCTGGATTTTGATGTATCTCTGGCAAATAAAACCGTGACAATTGATGGATGCGAACATTGTGTTGCCCAGGCGAAAGAGATTATGGATGACCTTGGATTTGAGGTGAAAGAAATTTGA
- a CDS encoding heavy metal translocating P-type ATPase produces the protein MKTETYNIKGMTCASCSAAVERVTRKLDGVSVSNVNLATNKMTITYDEKRVNPELIMNKVDRAGFSAALEVPETKKEKQEEKAEQEEALHKIRFRLIGAIIFALPLLYISMGHMVPWPMPLPEMLHMHMHPLNFAVTQLILTAIVLFFGRKFYIVGFKTLFRGHPNMDSLVAIGTGSAFLYSLVMTIMIPSNKHAVDQLYYESAAIVVTLVMLGKYLESRSKGKTSEAIRKLMELAPDIAVLLKDGKEQEVPVEQVQAGDLILVRPGSKVPLDGIVRQGVSSVDESMLTGESIPVEKEPGDEVIGGSMNYNGAMQVTVSRVGSDTTLAKIIKLMEDAQGKKAPISKLADTVAGYFVPAVLLIALAAAVIWAVTGHPASFVLRIFVSVLVIACPCALGLATPTAIMVGTGLGAKYGILIKSGEALEITHKVGAVILDKTGTITEGKPKVTEIISKEISDDNLLLLAASCELPSEHPLGQAIVEGARNRGMQLKEVTDFQSLTGKGIQAVYDENQIYIGNLRMVEEMHFDLGDYQKAADELAEKGQTPMFVVRESQVLGIVSVADTVKETSKAAIDKIRSLGVKVYMLTGDNKRTAAYIGKQVNADEVIAEVLPEDKASVVSILQKEGKKVMMVGDGINDAPALAQADVGVAIGSGSDIAMESSDVVLMKSDLMDVYRAIKLSKSTIRNIKENLFWAFIFNTCGIPVAAGLLYPFGGPLLNPIIAGLAMSFSSVFVVTNALRLRTIKLK, from the coding sequence ATGAAAACGGAAACATATAACATAAAGGGCATGACTTGTGCTTCCTGCAGTGCAGCAGTGGAACGGGTAACGCGCAAGCTGGATGGGGTATCGGTAAGCAATGTAAATCTTGCAACTAATAAGATGACCATCACCTATGATGAAAAAAGGGTTAACCCGGAGTTAATTATGAATAAAGTGGACCGGGCCGGATTTTCGGCAGCATTGGAGGTCCCTGAGACTAAAAAAGAAAAGCAGGAGGAAAAAGCGGAGCAGGAAGAAGCACTGCATAAAATCAGATTTCGCCTGATTGGAGCCATTATCTTCGCACTGCCTTTGCTCTATATCTCCATGGGGCATATGGTGCCCTGGCCTATGCCATTACCCGAGATGCTCCATATGCATATGCATCCGTTGAACTTTGCTGTCACCCAGCTGATATTAACAGCGATTGTTTTATTTTTCGGAAGAAAGTTCTATATTGTGGGCTTTAAGACCTTGTTCCGTGGGCATCCGAACATGGACTCGCTGGTGGCTATCGGAACCGGAAGTGCATTCCTGTACAGCTTGGTCATGACAATTATGATTCCATCTAATAAGCACGCAGTGGATCAGCTTTATTATGAATCAGCAGCGATTGTTGTGACACTGGTTATGCTGGGAAAATATCTGGAAAGCCGAAGCAAAGGAAAGACATCTGAGGCAATTCGAAAACTGATGGAGCTGGCTCCGGATATTGCGGTGTTATTGAAAGACGGCAAAGAACAGGAAGTACCTGTGGAACAGGTACAGGCGGGAGATTTAATTCTGGTTCGTCCGGGAAGCAAGGTTCCATTGGACGGAATTGTACGTCAGGGTGTATCCAGTGTGGATGAATCCATGCTGACAGGGGAAAGTATTCCTGTAGAAAAGGAACCCGGAGATGAAGTAATCGGTGGAAGTATGAATTATAACGGGGCCATGCAGGTTACGGTTTCTCGTGTGGGAAGTGATACAACACTTGCAAAGATTATAAAACTAATGGAGGATGCACAAGGGAAGAAGGCTCCGATTTCAAAGCTTGCGGATACTGTGGCCGGTTATTTTGTTCCGGCAGTTCTTCTCATTGCACTGGCTGCCGCTGTTATATGGGCAGTTACGGGACATCCGGCTTCCTTCGTCCTGCGTATCTTTGTGTCAGTACTGGTTATCGCATGCCCCTGTGCACTCGGTCTTGCAACACCGACCGCAATTATGGTTGGAACAGGTCTTGGCGCTAAATATGGAATTCTGATAAAAAGTGGAGAAGCCCTGGAAATTACGCATAAAGTAGGAGCTGTTATTCTGGATAAGACGGGAACAATTACCGAGGGAAAACCTAAAGTTACAGAGATTATCAGTAAAGAAATTTCAGATGATAATTTGCTTTTACTGGCGGCTTCCTGTGAATTGCCTTCTGAACATCCGCTCGGTCAGGCAATTGTGGAAGGTGCCAGAAACCGTGGGATGCAATTAAAAGAAGTTACGGATTTCCAAAGCCTGACGGGAAAAGGAATTCAGGCGGTTTATGACGAAAACCAGATTTATATTGGAAACCTGCGGATGGTGGAAGAGATGCATTTTGACCTGGGAGACTATCAAAAAGCAGCCGATGAACTGGCAGAAAAAGGTCAGACCCCCATGTTCGTGGTACGGGAAAGTCAGGTGCTGGGAATCGTAAGCGTGGCCGATACAGTGAAGGAAACCAGCAAAGCGGCTATTGATAAAATTCGTTCCTTAGGTGTAAAAGTCTATATGCTGACTGGAGATAATAAGCGGACTGCCGCTTATATAGGCAAACAGGTGAATGCGGATGAAGTGATTGCAGAGGTTCTTCCCGAGGATAAGGCTTCTGTAGTTTCCATCTTGCAGAAGGAAGGAAAAAAGGTTATGATGGTAGGAGATGGCATCAATGATGCACCAGCGCTGGCACAGGCAGACGTTGGCGTGGCCATAGGAAGCGGAAGCGATATCGCCATGGAATCCAGTGATGTTGTTCTTATGAAATCTGATTTAATGGATGTATATCGGGCCATCAAACTCAGTAAGTCCACAATAAGGAATATTAAAGAAAACCTGTTCTGGGCATTTATCTTCAATACCTGTGGAATACCCGTAGCAGCAGGACTTCTGTATCCTTTTGGTGGCCCGCTTTTGAATCCTATAATTGCAGGGCTTGCGATGTCATTCAGTTCCGTTTTCGTAGTAACCAATGCGTTGCGGCTGCGGACAATTAAATTAAAGTAA
- a CDS encoding metal-sensing transcriptional repressor, whose translation METEKCCCIKTKHREDLEYKKLIHRLNRVEGQVRGVKTMVEEERYCVDILNQVAAIQSALNAFNRELLTNHIKTCVVDDIKEGDEQVVDELCDTIRKLMK comes from the coding sequence ATGGAAACAGAGAAGTGTTGTTGTATAAAAACCAAACATAGGGAAGACTTAGAGTATAAAAAACTGATTCATCGTCTTAACCGGGTAGAAGGTCAGGTTCGTGGAGTCAAGACGATGGTTGAAGAGGAGAGATACTGTGTGGATATCCTGAACCAGGTGGCCGCCATTCAGTCTGCACTTAATGCATTTAATCGGGAATTACTGACGAATCACATAAAAACCTGTGTAGTTGATGATATTAAGGAGGGAGATGAACAGGTAGTAGATGAATTGTGTGACACAATCAGGAAGTTGATGAAATGA
- a CDS encoding PHP domain-containing protein — protein MEKYIDLHVHSNCSDGTYTPEELVAYALEKNLKAMALTDHDTTEGIQRACRAAGHTGLELIPGIELSTEYNKKDIHILGLDIDSENPHFQNQLMAFRDSRDVRNQKMIALLQEHGIAISPEQMKQEFPDSVWTRAHFARFLLDHGYVKNMESAFENYLGDQAPCFVPREKVTPFQAIKLIHEGGGYAVLAHPLLYHLSVKQLEELVQKLTVRGLDGIEAIYSMNRFSDESSMRQLAKRFGLAITGGSDFHGSNKPSIDLGSGKGNLHIPYRIWENLEKRSL, from the coding sequence ATGGAAAAATATATTGATTTACATGTACATTCGAATTGTTCAGACGGAACTTATACACCGGAAGAGTTGGTTGCATATGCATTGGAAAAGAATTTAAAAGCGATGGCGCTGACAGACCACGATACCACAGAAGGCATACAAAGAGCATGTAGGGCCGCAGGACATACCGGTCTGGAGCTGATTCCCGGAATTGAGCTTTCCACAGAATATAACAAGAAAGATATTCATATATTGGGACTGGATATCGATTCTGAAAATCCTCATTTTCAAAATCAGTTAATGGCTTTTAGGGATTCCAGAGATGTCCGGAATCAAAAGATGATTGCCCTGCTGCAAGAACACGGAATAGCAATCTCGCCCGAACAGATGAAGCAGGAATTCCCCGATTCCGTATGGACAAGGGCCCATTTTGCAAGATTTCTTCTGGATCACGGTTATGTGAAGAATATGGAAAGTGCGTTTGAGAACTATCTGGGAGATCAGGCCCCCTGCTTCGTTCCGCGGGAAAAGGTAACCCCATTTCAGGCAATTAAACTCATTCATGAAGGGGGCGGCTATGCGGTACTGGCTCATCCACTTTTATACCATCTGTCTGTAAAGCAGCTTGAGGAACTCGTACAGAAGCTGACAGTTCGCGGACTGGACGGTATTGAGGCAATCTATTCTATGAATCGGTTCTCTGATGAATCTTCCATGAGACAGCTGGCAAAGCGCTTCGGTCTGGCGATAACAGGGGGCTCCGATTTTCATGGCAGTAATAAGCCATCGATTGATTTAGGCTCTGGAAAGGGGAATCTCCATATTCCATATAGAATATGGGAGAATCTGGAAAAGAGGTCTCTTTAG